The following coding sequences lie in one Chelonia mydas isolate rCheMyd1 chromosome 6, rCheMyd1.pri.v2, whole genome shotgun sequence genomic window:
- the C6H11orf16 gene encoding uncharacterized protein C11orf16 homolog isoform X6 has protein sequence MGIILGRMQVQQVTAYGGMENPGRSLFTEHRYCRAMTALDKLSCSNFLTNIDPFSSGSFMVHPAWVTRLLIPQRCSWIGHCPHFPDTACKGLKVWEKSVDIAHVPVLARRESDGFYYLGTIKQEIEGERGTFLVEFDKPPASGDKYSVCVQKTARDDILEYVNGMRHSILPGDKVLAPWEPDLVRYGPGTILLGIETRDPLRASEDEEIMVYFWNDKKVKVPLGVALWIPPDMWERIVEMIHMPFTSRLKFMNPHNTTSSYTSPCRFLRAPIHSCALDDGLSKYRWPRPCPLICPPFHGHCHSVCCSPVHVGCICCSHPKFNAWWPLLSTSLLSQRGTKPQESNNKPTAQFLELESPKENEPAAAAASSSSSSSSSSSSDLESEEEMCLTKSTMVDSAVNTDSSLFEKPKLKDAARPEWKYWKRSHPKSHPRNPGISIPSSKCTKGKAESRTIFCFDMYPVAPTNQSAMFETIEQSPRRHFTLKDVLIHHDFKPSLGLQATPCLEKLGENQIERERQRKACMEQKRKKKFLQQTWEHEREQQAEEKYYTAQEHQRYITQEKAAAAF, from the exons ATGGGAATCATTTTAGGAAGAATGCAGGTGCAGCAG GTAACTGCTTATGGGGGAATGGAGAATCCAGGAAGATCCTTGTTTACAGAGCACAGGTACTGCAGAGCAATGACAGCACTAGATAAACTCTCATGCAGCAACTTCCTAACTAATATCGATCCCTTCTCTAGTGGGTCTTTCATGGTGCATCCTGCTTGGGTTACCAGACTTCTCATCCCCCAAAG gTGCTCATGGATCGGCCACTGTCCACATTTCCCTGACACAGCATGTAAGGGGCTGAAGGTGTGGGAAAAATCAGTGGACATTGCTCATGTTCCTGTTCTAGCAAGAAGGGAATCTGATGGGTTTTATTATCTTGGTACGATAAAACAGGAGATAGAG GGCGAAAGAGGAACTTTCCTGGTCGAGTTTGACAAACCACCTGCATCGGGTGACAAGTACTCAGTATGTGTGCAAAAAACAGCCAGGGATGACATCCTTGAATATGTCAACGGAATGAGGCACTCCATACTCCCTGGAGACAAAGTGCTGGCACCCTGGGAACCAGACCTTGTCAGATATGGCCCTGGAACCATCCTCCTGGGCATTGAGACACGGGATCCCCTGAGAG cCTCAGAGGATGAAGAAATCATGGTCTATTTTTGGAATGACAAGAAAGTGAAAGTACCACTAGGTGTGGCCTTATGGATTCCACCAGACATGTGGGAAAGGATAGTTGAGATGATTCACATGCCCTTCACCAGCAGATTAAAGTTTATGAACCCCCACAACACTACTAGCTCTTACACTTCTCCTTGCAGATTTCTAAGAGCTCCCATCCATTCATGTGCTTTAGATGATGGGCTAAGTAAGTACAGGTGGCCACGGCCATGCCCATTAATCTGCCCCCCCTTTCATGGTCACTGTCACAGTGTATGCTGTTCACCAGTCCATGTGGGATGTATCTGCTGCTCCCATCCCAAATTCAATGCCTGGTGGCCTCTACTATCCACATCTTTGCTCTCTCAAAGAGGCACTAAACCGCAAGAGTCCAATAACAAACCCACGGCACAATTTCTAGAATTGGAAAGTCCAAAGGAAAATgaaccagcagctgctgctgcttcttcctcctcctcctcctcctcctcttcctcttctgattTAGAAAGTGAGGAGGAGATGTGCCTAACTAAGAGCACGATGGTGGATAGTGCTGTTAATACAGATTCCAGTCTTTTTGAAAAGCCCAAACTGAAAGATGCTGCAAGACCTGAGTGGAAGTATTGGAAGAGAAGCCACCCGAAGTCACATCCTAGGAATCCAG GAATCAGCATTCCCAGCAGCAAGTGTACAAAGGGGAAAGCAGAATCCAGAACCATTTTCTGCTTCGACATGTACCCTGTTGCACCAACCAACCAGAGTGCAATGTTTGAAACTATTGAGCAGTCTCCGAGAAGACATTTCACACTGAAAGATGTCTTaatccaccatgatttcaagCCATCACTGGGG CTGCAGGCCACTCCTTGTTTAGAGAAACTTGGAGAAAATCAAATAGAACGTGAACGCCAAAGAAAAGCCTGCAtggaacaaaaaagaaagaaaaaattcttGCAGCAGACGTGGGAGCATGAAAGAGAACAGCAGGCTGAAGAGAAATACTACACTGCACAGGAACACCAGAGGTACATCACACAG gaaaaagctgctgcagcattttga